From a single Seriola aureovittata isolate HTS-2021-v1 ecotype China chromosome 18, ASM2101889v1, whole genome shotgun sequence genomic region:
- the septin5b gene encoding septin 5b isoform X1, with translation MVAGESGLGKSTLVNSLFLTDLHKDRKLLNAEERINQTVEITKHTVDIEEKGVKLKLTIVDTPGFGDAVNNSECWKPVTDYIDLQFEQYFRDESGLNRKNIQDNRVHCCLYFIPPFGHGLRPVDIEFMKALQNKVNVVPLISKADCLTPSEIKKLKERLREEIDKYGIKIYQFPDCDSDEDEEFKRQDKELKESSPFAVIGSNTVVEARGQRVRGRLYPWGIVEVENPSHCDFVKLRTMLIRTHMHDLKDITSDCHYENYRAQCIQTMTSKMNADKRVESPLPILPLSTPDVETEKLIKMKDEELRRMQQMLQKMQQQMHEQDL, from the exons ATGGTGGCAG GTGAGTCTGGTCTGGGTAAATCCACCTTGGTCAACAGCCTGTTCCTCACTGATCtgcataaagacagaaaactgctCAACGCTGAAG agCGAATCAATCAGACGGTCGAGATCACGAAACACACGGTGGACATCGAGGAGAAGGGCGTGAAGCTGAAACTCACCATCGTGGACACGCCGGGTTTCGGAGACGCCGTCAACAACTCCGAGTG ctggAAGCCCGTCACAGATTACATCGACCTGCAGTTTGAACAGTACTTCAGAGACGAGAGCGGACTCAACAGGAAGAACATCCAGGACAACAGAGTTCACTGCTGCCTGTATTTCATTCCTCCGTTTGGACAcgg GCTTCGTCCGGTCGACATAGAGTTCATGAAGGCGCTGCAGAACAAGGTGAACGTGGTTCCTCTCATCTCGAAGGCCGACTGCCTCACTCCCAGCGAGATCAAGAAACTCAAAGAGCGG CTGAGGGAAGAGATAGATAAATATGGGATAAAGATCTACCAGTTCCCTGACTGCGACTCAGATGAAGACGAGGAGTTCAAGCGGCaagataaagagctgaag GAGAGCTCTCCGTTCGCAGTGATCGGCAGCAACACGGTGGTCGAAGCCCGAGGTCAGAGGGTGAGGGGGCGGCTCTACCCCTGGGGCATCGTGGAGG TGGAGAACCCGTCCCACTGCGACTTCGTGAAGCTGAGGACCATGCTGATAAGAACCCACATGCACGACCTGAAGGACATCACCAGCGACTGTCACTACGAGAACTACAGAGCGCAGTGCATCCAGACCATGACCAG taaGATGAACGCAGATAAGCGGGTGGAGAGCCCCCTCCCCATCCTGCCTCTGTCCACTCCGGACGTGGAGACGGAGAAACTCATCAAAATGAAGGACGAAGAG CTAAGGAGGATGCAGCAGATGCTCCAGaagatgcagcagcagatgcacgAGCAggacctgtga
- the septin5b gene encoding septin 5b isoform X2, whose product MTANSRYKSRAPRSGKPLQEKDYVGFATLPNQVHRKSVKKGFDFTLMVAGESGLGKSTLVNSLFLTDLHKDRKLLNAEERINQTVEITKHTVDIEEKGVKLKLTIVDTPGFGDAVNNSECWKPVTDYIDLQFEQYFRDESGLNRKNIQDNRVHCCLYFIPPFGHGLRPVDIEFMKALQNKVNVVPLISKADCLTPSEIKKLKERLREEIDKYGIKIYQFPDCDSDEDEEFKRQDKELKESSPFAVIGSNTVVEARGQRVRGRLYPWGIVEVENPSHCDFVKLRTMLIRTHMHDLKDITSDCHYENYRAQCIQTMTSKMNADKRVESPLPILPLSTPDVETEKLIKMKDEELRRMQQMLQKMQQQMHEQDL is encoded by the exons ATGACGGCCAACAGCAGGTACAAGAGCCGCGCGCCCCGCTCAGGTAAGCCCCTGCAG GAAAAAGATTACGTTGGTTTCGCGACGCTGCCCAACCAGGTGCACAGGAAGTCGGTGAAGAAAGGGTTCGACTTCACCCTCATGGTGGCAG GTGAGTCTGGTCTGGGTAAATCCACCTTGGTCAACAGCCTGTTCCTCACTGATCtgcataaagacagaaaactgctCAACGCTGAAG agCGAATCAATCAGACGGTCGAGATCACGAAACACACGGTGGACATCGAGGAGAAGGGCGTGAAGCTGAAACTCACCATCGTGGACACGCCGGGTTTCGGAGACGCCGTCAACAACTCCGAGTG ctggAAGCCCGTCACAGATTACATCGACCTGCAGTTTGAACAGTACTTCAGAGACGAGAGCGGACTCAACAGGAAGAACATCCAGGACAACAGAGTTCACTGCTGCCTGTATTTCATTCCTCCGTTTGGACAcgg GCTTCGTCCGGTCGACATAGAGTTCATGAAGGCGCTGCAGAACAAGGTGAACGTGGTTCCTCTCATCTCGAAGGCCGACTGCCTCACTCCCAGCGAGATCAAGAAACTCAAAGAGCGG CTGAGGGAAGAGATAGATAAATATGGGATAAAGATCTACCAGTTCCCTGACTGCGACTCAGATGAAGACGAGGAGTTCAAGCGGCaagataaagagctgaag GAGAGCTCTCCGTTCGCAGTGATCGGCAGCAACACGGTGGTCGAAGCCCGAGGTCAGAGGGTGAGGGGGCGGCTCTACCCCTGGGGCATCGTGGAGG TGGAGAACCCGTCCCACTGCGACTTCGTGAAGCTGAGGACCATGCTGATAAGAACCCACATGCACGACCTGAAGGACATCACCAGCGACTGTCACTACGAGAACTACAGAGCGCAGTGCATCCAGACCATGACCAG taaGATGAACGCAGATAAGCGGGTGGAGAGCCCCCTCCCCATCCTGCCTCTGTCCACTCCGGACGTGGAGACGGAGAAACTCATCAAAATGAAGGACGAAGAG CTAAGGAGGATGCAGCAGATGCTCCAGaagatgcagcagcagatgcacgAGCAggacctgtga